In one Rugosibacter aromaticivorans genomic region, the following are encoded:
- the infB gene encoding translation initiation factor IF-2, protein MALMTVSEFATELKMPAPDLLDQLAKAGVEKQAPSDTMSEQDKARLLDYLRKSHGEAKPKSKITLTRKQTTEIKSSDAAGRSRTIQVEVRKKRVFVKRDANEVAATADLASTKTLATELPKEVLAIEQPPEHKIESQVEPKISPAKPPEPLKAEEVVAEKSVVLASGESDKASLAPVVDAKAEKAESFATDAESSTVSAVSADNAAAIAPQPLIGQVEQVKQVAAPEVKVAVVRSTAKPKAKSIIDPAERALRDAEAKRQAQLAAIQAAEFEARNAREARVRAEAEGRVLQQQAAVAAAAVAAKAPKAAEPAVGVSGTIHKPAGKDTETKAKPAKKSVWKDDEAKRRMIKTRGDSGLAGWRGAKGGGRHGGHRGHNEDSAPPPVVEAIIHDVQVPETISVADLAHKMTVKASEVIKVMMKMGSMVTINQVIDQETAMIVVEEMGHRAFAAKLDDPETFLDDQVEHKAFEQLPRAPVVTVMGHVDHGKTSLLDYIRKSRVAHGEAGGITQHIGAYHVETPRGMITFLDTPGHEAFSSMRARGAKATDIVILVVAADDGVMPQTKEAIHHAKAAGVPLVVAITKIDKPDGNPERVKQELVAEGVVPEEYGGDSPFIGVSAKSGAGVDDLLEQLLLQAEVLELKAPIDAPAKGIVIEARLDKGKGPVATLLVQSGTLRRGDSLLLGSVFGRVRAMLDENGKSVETAGPSIPVEIQGLTDVPAAGDIGMVLADERKAREIALFRQGKFRDVKLAKQQAAKLENMFEQMAEGEVKTLPLIVKADVQGSQEALVQSLSKLSTSEVKVSVIHAGVGSISESDVNLASASKAVIIGFNTRADAGARKAAESFGVDIRYYNIIYAVVDEVKAALSGMLAPEKKEVVLGTVEIRQVFRISRVGAVAGCMVLSGIVKRNASVRVLRNNVVVHTGELDSLKRFKDDAREVREGFECGLSIKNFNEINEGDQLEVFETQEIARSL, encoded by the coding sequence ATGGCTTTGATGACTGTTTCTGAATTTGCAACCGAGCTGAAAATGCCGGCTCCTGATCTGCTGGATCAACTTGCCAAGGCTGGTGTTGAAAAACAAGCTCCTAGCGATACGATGTCGGAGCAGGATAAAGCGCGCCTGTTGGATTATCTGCGTAAGTCGCATGGGGAAGCCAAGCCCAAGTCAAAGATCACTTTGACGCGTAAGCAGACAACCGAAATAAAATCATCGGATGCTGCAGGCAGGTCTCGCACCATACAGGTTGAGGTTCGTAAAAAGCGAGTGTTCGTCAAGCGGGATGCGAATGAGGTAGCTGCTACAGCCGATCTAGCGTCCACCAAAACATTGGCTACTGAGCTACCCAAAGAGGTGCTGGCTATCGAACAGCCGCCAGAGCACAAGATAGAAAGCCAGGTTGAGCCGAAAATATCGCCTGCGAAACCCCCCGAGCCCCTAAAAGCGGAGGAAGTAGTAGCGGAGAAAAGCGTTGTGCTAGCGAGTGGCGAGTCTGATAAGGCAAGTCTTGCCCCTGTGGTAGACGCTAAAGCTGAAAAAGCGGAGTCTTTCGCAACGGATGCTGAGTCGTCTACTGTGTCGGCTGTCAGTGCTGATAATGCAGCAGCCATAGCGCCGCAGCCGCTGATCGGACAGGTTGAGCAAGTCAAGCAAGTAGCAGCGCCCGAGGTGAAGGTTGCCGTTGTGCGCTCTACGGCAAAACCAAAAGCAAAATCGATCATAGATCCGGCTGAGCGTGCGTTACGAGATGCGGAAGCTAAACGTCAGGCACAGTTAGCGGCCATTCAAGCTGCTGAATTTGAGGCAAGAAATGCTCGTGAGGCGAGGGTTCGTGCAGAAGCTGAGGGCCGTGTTTTGCAGCAGCAAGCCGCAGTTGCTGCAGCCGCTGTCGCAGCAAAAGCACCAAAAGCCGCAGAGCCCGCAGTAGGTGTCTCGGGCACGATACACAAACCAGCAGGTAAGGATACCGAAACAAAAGCCAAGCCTGCCAAGAAAAGCGTCTGGAAAGATGATGAGGCCAAGCGTCGGATGATCAAAACTCGAGGCGATTCCGGTTTGGCTGGCTGGCGCGGCGCCAAGGGTGGCGGTCGGCATGGCGGACACCGCGGACATAATGAAGATAGTGCACCGCCACCGGTAGTCGAAGCCATCATCCACGATGTGCAAGTGCCAGAAACCATTTCAGTTGCTGATCTTGCACATAAGATGACGGTTAAGGCATCTGAAGTCATCAAAGTGATGATGAAAATGGGCTCGATGGTGACGATTAATCAGGTGATTGATCAAGAAACTGCAATGATTGTGGTCGAGGAAATGGGCCACCGTGCGTTCGCCGCCAAGTTGGACGATCCGGAGACTTTTCTTGATGATCAGGTAGAGCACAAGGCATTTGAGCAGTTGCCGCGTGCCCCCGTTGTTACTGTAATGGGGCACGTTGACCACGGTAAGACATCCTTGCTTGACTATATTCGCAAGAGTCGTGTAGCGCATGGTGAAGCGGGCGGAATTACGCAACACATTGGTGCCTATCACGTGGAAACGCCTCGTGGCATGATCACATTCCTTGATACGCCAGGGCACGAAGCGTTTTCGTCAATGCGCGCGCGCGGTGCAAAAGCGACAGACATCGTTATTCTGGTCGTTGCGGCCGACGATGGCGTCATGCCGCAAACTAAAGAGGCGATTCATCACGCTAAAGCAGCGGGCGTACCGCTGGTTGTGGCCATTACTAAAATTGACAAACCCGATGGCAACCCTGAGCGCGTCAAGCAGGAGCTGGTTGCTGAGGGTGTCGTGCCTGAAGAGTATGGTGGTGACTCACCGTTCATTGGTGTCTCTGCCAAATCAGGCGCAGGTGTAGATGATTTGCTTGAGCAATTGCTTTTACAGGCCGAAGTTCTCGAGCTGAAGGCGCCTATTGATGCTCCGGCGAAAGGCATTGTGATTGAAGCTCGCCTGGATAAGGGAAAAGGCCCGGTAGCTACATTGTTAGTACAGTCAGGAACTCTGCGGCGGGGAGATTCACTTCTTCTCGGTTCGGTTTTTGGGCGTGTGCGCGCCATGTTGGATGAAAACGGAAAATCCGTTGAAACAGCAGGCCCATCAATCCCTGTTGAAATTCAAGGATTGACAGATGTTCCCGCTGCGGGCGATATCGGTATGGTGCTTGCCGATGAACGCAAAGCACGCGAAATTGCTTTATTCCGCCAAGGTAAGTTTCGTGATGTCAAATTGGCTAAGCAGCAGGCGGCAAAGCTTGAAAACATGTTTGAACAAATGGCCGAGGGAGAGGTGAAAACTTTGCCCTTGATTGTTAAGGCCGATGTTCAGGGCTCTCAAGAAGCGCTGGTTCAGTCGCTTAGCAAACTATCTACGAGCGAAGTTAAGGTATCCGTTATTCATGCTGGCGTGGGCAGTATCAGTGAGTCTGACGTCAACCTTGCCTCTGCTTCCAAAGCGGTCATCATTGGATTCAATACAAGAGCAGATGCTGGCGCCCGCAAGGCGGCTGAGAGTTTTGGCGTAGATATCCGTTATTACAATATCATTTATGCCGTGGTAGATGAAGTGAAAGCTGCTCTGTCGGGAATGCTGGCACCAGAGAAAAAGGAAGTAGTGCTGGGGACGGTCGAGATTCGGCAAGTATTCCGCATTTCCAGAGTGGGTGCGGTGGCAGGCTGTATGGTCTTGTCGGGGATTGTCAAACGCAATGCCTCTGTACGTGTGCTACGCAACAATGTTGTAGTGCACACCGGCGAACTGGACTCATTGAAACGCTTCAAAGACGACGCAAGGGAAGTCAGAGAGGGGTTCGAATGCGGCTTGAGTATCAAGAATTTCAATGAGATCAACGAAGGCGATCAACTTGAGGTTTTTGAAACGCAGGAAATTGCGCGTTCGCTTTAA
- the nusA gene encoding transcription termination factor NusA — translation MSRELLLLVDALAREKNVARDIVFDALEQALAQATKKRVNDEADIRVEIDHETGDYEAFRRWLVVADGAVENPEVQKGLTEARREISDIGLEEYIEEAMEPIDFGRIGAQAAKQVILQKIRDAEREQMLNDFLERKEHLISGTVKRLDRGSAVIEVGRIEALLPRDQMIPKENLRPGDRVRAWLMKIDRQARGPQLILSRTAPEFIMKLFELEVPEIEDGLLDIKAAARDAGMRAKIAVKSNDPRVDPIGTCVGMRGSRVTAVTNELSGERVDIINWSADPAQFVIGALAPAEVQSIMVDEEKHAMDVVVDEANLAIAIGRGGQNVRLASELTGWTINLMTVEQSREKSASESATIRALFVEKLDVDEEVANILIEEGFSSLEEVAYVPLAEMLEIDAFDEAVVNELRERARNVLLTAAIVDEEQLDKVSEDLLALEGMDAALAAKLATNGVTDREALADLAVDELIEMTGMDADRAKNLIVVARAHWFAEEE, via the coding sequence ATGAGCCGTGAATTATTACTGTTGGTTGATGCCTTGGCCCGCGAGAAAAATGTAGCCAGAGACATCGTGTTTGATGCGCTTGAGCAAGCGCTCGCGCAAGCAACCAAGAAGCGTGTCAACGATGAGGCTGATATTCGCGTCGAAATTGACCACGAAACAGGTGATTACGAGGCATTCCGTCGTTGGTTGGTTGTCGCAGATGGCGCAGTGGAAAATCCTGAGGTGCAAAAGGGGCTGACAGAAGCCCGGCGCGAAATTTCAGACATCGGGCTCGAAGAGTATATCGAAGAAGCCATGGAGCCCATCGATTTTGGTCGTATCGGTGCACAGGCAGCCAAGCAAGTCATTTTGCAAAAGATTCGTGATGCTGAGCGCGAGCAGATGTTAAATGATTTCCTCGAGCGCAAGGAGCATCTCATTAGCGGTACGGTTAAACGGCTGGATCGCGGTAGCGCAGTCATTGAGGTGGGACGTATTGAGGCTTTATTGCCGCGTGATCAGATGATCCCCAAAGAAAATCTTCGCCCTGGCGATCGCGTGCGGGCTTGGCTGATGAAGATCGATCGGCAGGCGCGTGGCCCGCAGCTAATTTTGTCGCGTACAGCACCTGAGTTCATCATGAAGCTGTTCGAGCTTGAAGTTCCTGAGATTGAAGATGGTCTGCTTGACATTAAGGCAGCTGCTCGTGACGCGGGTATGCGGGCAAAGATTGCCGTCAAATCCAATGACCCGCGTGTTGATCCCATTGGAACCTGCGTTGGTATGCGTGGTTCGCGGGTAACCGCAGTAACCAACGAGTTGTCTGGTGAGCGTGTTGATATCATCAACTGGTCGGCAGACCCCGCCCAGTTCGTGATCGGCGCTTTGGCACCGGCAGAAGTGCAAAGCATCATGGTAGACGAAGAGAAACACGCAATGGATGTTGTCGTGGATGAAGCCAATCTTGCGATTGCGATTGGTCGTGGCGGGCAAAATGTACGCTTGGCTTCTGAGTTGACGGGTTGGACAATCAATCTGATGACGGTCGAGCAGTCGCGAGAAAAGTCAGCCTCTGAATCTGCAACGATTCGTGCTTTGTTCGTCGAAAAACTCGATGTTGATGAGGAGGTGGCGAATATTCTGATTGAGGAGGGCTTTTCTTCGTTGGAAGAGGTTGCCTACGTGCCGTTGGCAGAAATGCTTGAAATCGATGCGTTTGACGAGGCAGTTGTTAATGAGTTGCGTGAGCGTGCACGTAATGTTTTATTAACTGCAGCCATCGTAGATGAAGAGCAACTAGATAAAGTATCTGAAGACCTTCTTGCGTTAGAAGGTATGGATGCTGCGCTGGCGGCAAAGCTGGCGACGAATGGTGTCACGGATCGTGAGGCATTGGCGGATCTGGCAGTCGATGAATTAATTGAAATGACTGGGATGGATGCTGATCGAGCAAAAAACTTGATTGTCGTTGCGCGCGCCCATTGGTTCGCTGAGGAAGAATGA
- the rimP gene encoding ribosome maturation factor RimP yields the protein MQLNDLIEKTVVGLGFELVEVESSPRARLLRVFIDHPEADDQVGRSISVDDCAAVSHQLTHVFLVENIDYDRLEVSSPGLDRVLTKAADFRRFTGCEIQLKLRVPLGNQRNFKGVIEAVAGEEGAEKFSLRVENVLHEVALANVDRARLVPTF from the coding sequence ATGCAGCTTAATGATTTAATTGAGAAAACTGTGGTTGGCTTGGGATTCGAGCTCGTCGAGGTGGAATCGAGTCCGCGCGCCAGGCTGTTGCGTGTCTTTATCGATCATCCTGAGGCGGATGATCAGGTGGGGCGTAGCATTAGTGTGGATGATTGTGCTGCTGTCAGCCATCAGTTGACTCATGTTTTTCTGGTTGAAAATATTGATTACGATCGGCTGGAGGTGTCCTCGCCCGGATTGGATCGTGTGCTGACCAAGGCCGCAGATTTTCGTCGGTTTACTGGTTGTGAGATTCAGCTGAAGTTGCGTGTTCCGTTAGGTAATCAGCGTAATTTCAAAGGTGTCATTGAGGCGGTAGCGGGCGAAGAAGGCGCAGAAAAGTTTAGTCTGCGAGTTGAAAATGTGCTGCATGAGGTTGCGCTAGCGAACGTGGATCGAGCGCGTTTAGTGCCAACGTTCTGA
- the rluB gene encoding 23S rRNA pseudouridine(2605) synthase RluB — protein MTEARNDNAGARQPAPKIQTGRGNKAASAVLSDPPKLQKALADAGHGSRREIEEWISAGRVNVNGQPAHIGQRVGPEDKIRLNGKLVQLKFSHRLPRVVMYHKPEGEIVSKDDPQGRPSVFTKLPRLRNGRWISIGRLDFNSCGLLLFTNDGGLAQRMMHPKYQIEREYAVRVLGEATPEVLERLRQGVQIEDGLARFNLIVESGGEGANRWYRVALSEGRNREVRRMFEAVDLTVSRLMRVRYGPVQLPPRLKRGQSRDLEPGEVEALLKLLPPEQKSGLTRSSRSEEGFDDLSFLSGDEASDRIDFAEK, from the coding sequence TTGACCGAGGCACGTAATGACAACGCAGGAGCGCGACAGCCCGCCCCGAAAATTCAAACTGGGAGAGGCAATAAGGCTGCTTCCGCTGTGCTTAGTGACCCGCCAAAATTGCAAAAAGCATTGGCAGATGCAGGCCATGGTTCGCGTCGCGAGATTGAGGAGTGGATTAGCGCGGGGCGCGTTAACGTCAACGGCCAGCCTGCGCATATTGGACAGCGGGTTGGTCCTGAAGACAAAATCCGGCTCAATGGCAAGTTGGTCCAGCTTAAGTTTTCTCACCGCTTGCCACGGGTGGTGATGTACCACAAGCCGGAAGGTGAAATTGTTTCCAAAGATGACCCTCAGGGGCGGCCGAGTGTCTTCACTAAGCTGCCTCGCTTAAGAAATGGGCGATGGATTTCCATCGGACGGCTGGATTTTAATTCCTGCGGATTGCTGCTATTTACCAACGACGGCGGCTTGGCACAGCGGATGATGCATCCCAAATACCAAATCGAACGTGAGTATGCCGTTCGCGTTCTGGGTGAGGCAACGCCAGAGGTGCTGGAGCGTCTGCGCCAGGGAGTTCAGATCGAAGACGGGTTAGCGCGCTTTAATTTGATTGTGGAGTCCGGTGGTGAAGGTGCTAACCGCTGGTATCGGGTGGCCCTATCGGAAGGGCGTAATCGCGAGGTGAGGCGTATGTTTGAGGCCGTCGACTTGACCGTGAGCCGCCTGATGCGTGTGCGGTATGGCCCGGTTCAGCTGCCGCCCCGCCTGAAACGAGGGCAGTCCCGCGACTTGGAGCCTGGTGAGGTGGAAGCCTTGTTGAAACTCTTGCCACCCGAACAAAAATCCGGGCTTACACGATCCTCACGCAGTGAGGAAGGCTTTGACGACCTGAGTTTCTTGTCGGGCGATGAGGCAAGCGATCGAATTGATTTTGCAGAGAAATGA
- the scpB gene encoding SMC-Scp complex subunit ScpB — translation MQLLYKPDDYKRILETALLVAAEPLPLSELKKLFDEAFDDDTWQILLDDLRRDWSGRGVELVRLASGWRFQTRPEYQVYVDRLKNEKAPKYSRAVMETLSIIAYRQPVTRGDIEDIRGVAVSPNILKTLESRGWIDVVGHRDAPGRPALYATTKIFLDDLALRSLTELPPLSEIERIMNTETDQPAITADFVASVSEAMRADNAGPAIRSARALQTE, via the coding sequence ATGCAGTTACTTTATAAGCCGGATGATTACAAACGCATCCTTGAAACCGCATTATTAGTAGCGGCTGAACCTTTGCCGTTGTCTGAGCTGAAAAAGCTCTTTGATGAGGCGTTTGACGACGACACCTGGCAGATATTGCTTGACGATTTGCGACGTGACTGGTCAGGTCGCGGTGTTGAGCTGGTACGCTTGGCTTCTGGCTGGCGTTTTCAAACACGCCCGGAATATCAAGTCTACGTTGATCGACTGAAAAATGAAAAGGCACCAAAGTATTCACGTGCCGTGATGGAGACGCTGTCGATTATTGCGTATCGCCAGCCAGTAACGCGGGGTGATATTGAAGATATTCGTGGTGTGGCGGTGTCGCCCAATATACTTAAGACCCTTGAATCACGCGGCTGGATTGATGTGGTTGGCCATCGCGATGCGCCAGGCAGGCCAGCGCTTTACGCCACCACAAAAATATTTCTTGATGACTTGGCTTTGCGTAGCCTGACTGAGTTGCCGCCGTTAAGCGAAATTGAACGAATCATGAATACTGAGACTGATCAGCCGGCGATTACTGCAGATTTTGTTGCGTCAGTGAGCGAAGCGATGCGCGCAGACAATGCAGGTCCGGCAATCCGCAGCGCGCGCGCGTTACAGACAGAATGA
- a CDS encoding segregation and condensation protein A, giving the protein MSEMPRDLYIPPDALEIILESFEGPLDLLLYLIRRANINVLDIPMAPLTVQYLAYVEAMRKHNLELAAEYLLMAAMLIEIKSRMLLPRIPRVDEGEAEDPRAELVRRLVEYERMKAAAAKLEELPQAGRDFEWVTVWIADKVVKRQPEVSLHDLQVAWLSLMKQVKIHQHHKIHREELSVREHMSLILRRLQGGGHMLFEQLFDLTLGAPGLVVSFLAMLELAREAMVEITQSEALAPIYVRLPDAVTL; this is encoded by the coding sequence ATGTCCGAGATGCCGCGTGATCTTTACATCCCGCCGGATGCGCTGGAGATCATTCTTGAATCTTTCGAAGGCCCGCTGGATTTATTGTTGTATCTGATACGCCGCGCAAATATCAATGTGCTGGATATTCCGATGGCGCCGCTGACGGTGCAGTATCTGGCCTATGTCGAAGCCATGCGCAAACACAACCTCGAGTTGGCGGCCGAATATCTGCTCATGGCAGCGATGCTGATTGAGATTAAGTCGCGTATGTTGTTACCCCGCATCCCGCGTGTCGATGAAGGCGAAGCTGAAGATCCGCGCGCCGAGCTGGTGCGTCGTCTGGTCGAATATGAACGGATGAAAGCCGCTGCCGCCAAGCTGGAAGAATTACCCCAGGCCGGGCGAGATTTTGAGTGGGTTACGGTTTGGATTGCGGATAAGGTTGTCAAGCGTCAGCCGGAAGTGAGCCTGCATGACCTGCAGGTAGCCTGGCTTTCGCTCATGAAGCAAGTGAAAATACACCAGCATCACAAGATTCATCGCGAGGAGTTATCTGTGCGTGAGCACATGAGCCTTATTTTGCGTCGCTTGCAGGGTGGCGGCCACATGTTATTCGAGCAACTGTTCGATCTAACGCTCGGCGCGCCAGGGTTGGTCGTCAGCTTTCTTGCCATGCTCGAGCTCGCCCGCGAAGCGATGGTGGAGATTACGCAAAGTGAAGCACTGGCGCCCATTTATGTGAGATTGCCTGATGCAGTTACTTTATAA
- a CDS encoding tryptophan--tRNA ligase, whose translation MYVEKVLSGMRPTGRLHLGHYHGVLANWIKLQHEFPCLFFVADWHALTTAYDEPGTITESAYDMVIDWLAAGVDPTQATIFIQSKVPEHAELHLLLSMMTPLGWLERVPTYKDQQEKLTHKDLTTYGFLGYPLLQAADILIYRANRVPVGEDQVPHIEFTREIARRFNHLYGREPDFEGKAREAMKQLGNKRAKLYEELRTRYQEQGEEEALAEAHVLLNEAQSLSFGDRERLFGWLEGTRKMILVEPDALLTEASRMPGLDGQKMSKSYGNTIALREDAESITKKIRTMQTDPQRVRRTDPGDPDKCPVWQLHQIYSDNAVKQWVQNGCRSAGIGCIECKQPVIDAVLKEQEPMRERARMYEEDPQLVKNIIADGCEKARKLAQETMRDVREAIGIDYS comes from the coding sequence ATGTACGTAGAAAAAGTTCTTTCCGGCATGCGCCCCACCGGGCGCTTGCATCTTGGGCACTATCACGGCGTATTGGCCAACTGGATCAAGCTGCAGCATGAATTCCCCTGCCTGTTTTTCGTCGCCGACTGGCATGCACTGACGACGGCGTATGACGAGCCCGGCACGATTACGGAGAGTGCTTATGACATGGTGATCGACTGGCTGGCAGCGGGTGTTGATCCGACACAGGCAACCATTTTCATTCAATCCAAAGTGCCAGAGCATGCCGAGCTGCATCTGCTGTTATCGATGATGACGCCGCTGGGCTGGCTGGAGCGTGTTCCCACGTATAAAGATCAACAAGAAAAATTAACGCACAAAGATTTGACGACGTACGGTTTTCTTGGTTATCCCTTATTGCAGGCGGCCGACATTCTGATTTATCGCGCCAACCGGGTGCCGGTGGGTGAAGATCAGGTGCCGCACATTGAATTTACGCGCGAGATTGCGCGACGCTTTAATCATCTGTACGGCCGCGAGCCGGATTTTGAAGGCAAAGCACGGGAGGCGATGAAGCAACTGGGCAACAAGCGCGCCAAGCTTTACGAAGAACTGCGTACGCGCTACCAGGAGCAAGGTGAAGAAGAGGCGCTGGCCGAAGCGCACGTGCTACTCAATGAGGCACAGAGCCTGTCTTTTGGCGACCGTGAGCGACTATTTGGCTGGCTTGAGGGCACGCGCAAAATGATACTGGTCGAGCCCGATGCTTTGCTGACGGAAGCTTCACGTATGCCTGGGCTGGATGGGCAAAAGATGTCGAAGTCCTACGGAAATACGATTGCGCTGCGTGAAGATGCGGAGTCCATCACCAAAAAAATTCGCACTATGCAGACCGATCCGCAGCGCGTGCGGCGCACCGATCCGGGCGACCCTGACAAGTGTCCCGTGTGGCAGTTACACCAGATTTACTCGGACAATGCTGTCAAGCAATGGGTGCAAAATGGTTGCCGCTCAGCCGGAATAGGCTGTATTGAATGTAAGCAGCCAGTGATCGACGCGGTGCTAAAGGAACAGGAGCCGATGCGCGAGCGGGCAAGAATGTATGAGGAAGACCCACAGCTCGTTAAGAATATTATTGCCGATGGGTGTGAAAAAGCGCGCAAGCTGGCGCAAGAGACAATGCGCGATGTGCGCGAAGCCATAGGGATTGATTACTCGTGA
- a CDS encoding site-2 protease family protein, translated as MNTIQTLAVSALPVIFAITLHEAAHGYAARHFGDPTAWKLGRISLNPLRHIDLMGTIIVPAVILLISAGGMLFGWAKPVPVDFGKLRRPKQDMLWVAAAGPAANLVMALAWALLFKVMIGFPETLYSEALREMAKVGIGINGVLMLLNLLPLPPLDGGRIAVSLLPPRAAWKFSQLERWGLPILLALLFFGGLDRILRPLLNVYFSLLTSLFGFY; from the coding sequence ATGAATACTATTCAAACTCTGGCGGTTTCCGCCTTGCCCGTGATTTTTGCCATCACGTTGCATGAAGCCGCTCACGGCTATGCGGCACGCCACTTTGGCGACCCTACCGCGTGGAAGCTGGGGCGCATCAGTCTGAATCCATTACGGCATATTGATTTAATGGGGACCATTATTGTCCCGGCGGTGATTTTGTTGATTTCAGCGGGCGGCATGCTGTTTGGTTGGGCCAAGCCCGTGCCGGTGGATTTTGGTAAATTGCGCCGCCCGAAGCAGGATATGTTGTGGGTGGCCGCCGCTGGGCCGGCGGCAAATCTGGTGATGGCACTGGCTTGGGCGTTGCTATTCAAAGTGATGATCGGCTTTCCGGAAACCCTGTATTCGGAGGCGCTGCGTGAAATGGCCAAGGTGGGCATTGGCATCAATGGCGTGCTGATGCTGCTCAATCTTTTGCCCTTGCCCCCGCTTGATGGTGGGCGCATTGCAGTGAGCCTGTTGCCGCCGCGCGCGGCGTGGAAATTCTCTCAGCTTGAGCGCTGGGGGTTGCCTATTCTCCTTGCCCTGCTGTTTTTTGGCGGGTTGGATCGCATTTTGCGCCCCTTGTTGAATGTGTATTTTTCTTTGCTAACGAGCCTGTTCGGTTTTTATTAA
- a CDS encoding L-threonylcarbamoyladenylate synthase: MAQLFQIHPEHPQPRLIKQAAEIARGGGLLALPTDAAYSLVGVTGYAPLLDRIRVIRGVDERHHFTLMCRDLSEIAKYARVDNAQFRLLKATTPGGYTFILEGTKELPRRLLHPKRKTIGLRVPDHPVVLALLAELDEPLLSSTLILPGDGLPLADADEIRERLEKQLDAVVDAGSCGIEMTTVINLTGDHPELIRAGCGPLAPCGLA, from the coding sequence TTGGCGCAACTATTTCAGATTCACCCTGAGCATCCACAACCGCGCCTGATCAAGCAGGCCGCGGAGATTGCGCGCGGCGGCGGCTTGCTGGCGCTGCCGACTGATGCGGCGTATTCGCTGGTCGGTGTGACAGGTTATGCGCCTTTGCTGGACCGTATCCGCGTTATTCGCGGTGTCGACGAGCGGCATCACTTCACGCTGATGTGCCGCGATCTTTCTGAAATTGCAAAATACGCGCGGGTGGACAATGCCCAGTTTCGCCTGCTCAAGGCGACCACGCCAGGCGGCTATACCTTTATTCTTGAAGGCACGAAAGAGCTGCCGCGTCGCTTGCTGCATCCCAAACGCAAAACCATCGGCTTGCGTGTGCCTGATCACCCCGTAGTATTGGCGTTGCTGGCTGAGCTGGATGAACCACTGCTCAGCTCAACGCTCATTTTGCCAGGCGATGGGCTGCCTTTGGCCGATGCGGATGAGATTCGCGAGCGGCTGGAAAAACAGCTGGATGCGGTCGTTGATGCGGGGTCTTGCGGCATCGAGATGACCACGGTGATCAATCTTACTGGCGATCACCCCGAGCTGATTCGTGCCGGGTGTGGACCGCTGGCGCCTTGCGGGCTGGCGTGA
- a CDS encoding 3',5'-nucleoside bisphosphate phosphatase, with product MEALNADLHCHSNLSDGMLSPAEVVRRAHGNGVELLALTDHDELSGLPEARATATELGLRFVDGVEISISWGDDQTVHILGLAVDPANAALQAGLQKVRSGRDARATNMATELDKVGIHGAYEGALRYAGNPAMISRAHFARYLVEQGRAKDVKTVFDHWLAKGKPGYVAHAWATLEDSVAWIVGAGGTAVIAHPARYRLTKAQRREMFTTFRDLGGRGIEVLSGAQGPEEAKEFASVCREFGFLASRGSDFHGPGESWIDLGKLPDLPEDLTPVWAQWN from the coding sequence ATGGAAGCACTGAACGCTGATCTGCACTGCCATTCCAACTTGTCGGATGGCATGCTGTCACCTGCCGAAGTGGTGCGTCGGGCGCATGGCAATGGCGTGGAATTGCTGGCGCTGACGGATCACGACGAGTTAAGTGGCCTGCCCGAGGCGCGTGCAACCGCAACCGAGTTGGGGTTGCGGTTCGTTGATGGTGTGGAAATTTCGATTTCCTGGGGCGATGATCAGACAGTGCATATTCTGGGGCTGGCGGTTGATCCCGCTAATGCTGCATTGCAGGCTGGCTTGCAAAAAGTGCGGAGCGGCCGCGATGCGCGTGCCACAAACATGGCGACAGAGCTGGACAAGGTCGGCATACACGGCGCTTACGAAGGCGCGCTGCGGTATGCGGGCAATCCGGCCATGATCAGCCGTGCACATTTCGCCCGCTACCTTGTTGAGCAGGGGCGCGCAAAGGATGTCAAAACGGTTTTTGATCACTGGCTTGCCAAGGGTAAGCCAGGTTATGTCGCCCATGCGTGGGCAACGCTGGAAGATTCGGTTGCCTGGATAGTCGGCGCTGGTGGTACGGCGGTGATCGCCCATCCGGCGCGTTATCGGCTGACCAAAGCCCAGCGTCGGGAGATGTTCACGACCTTTCGTGATCTGGGCGGGCGTGGCATTGAGGTTTTGTCCGGTGCGCAAGGGCCGGAAGAAGCCAAAGAGTTTGCCAGCGTCTGTCGCGAGTTCGGTTTTCTCGCGTCGCGCGGCTCTGATTTTCATGGCCCGGGTGAGAGCTGGATTGATCTGGGTAAGCTGCCGGATTTACCTGAGGATTTGACGCCTGTCTGGGCACAATGGAATTAA